TCCCAATACCGCAACACATCCATCATTAGCATATGGTGCTCCCCCTCTCTTTCCTCATGcatcttgtttttgttgttttaaaagtgTTAATCATAGTTCACGTGGTAgttcatattttgcatttttgcctAACTATGCAATCATAGGTATTTTTACTACATTCTTTTCataatggatttttatttttaactttttttctaaaCAGAAGTGGTTTatgttgtctttaaaaaaaaaatcccagataaTCTGAATTggtataaaaaagaaagtgaaaatctcATGTAGTCCACTACTCAGTGGTAATCACTGAGCATTTCTACATgttcttccagatttttttttctatgcaaataaacacatacagactttaagtttaaaaagttatattattttataacctgctttttcatttaattatacaTCATAGATAGGTTTCCATGTCAATAAGAATAAGCATACATAATTGTTTCTAAAGACTGCACAGATTTAATTTTATGTCTATATCAAATTTATGTAACTAATCATTTATTGctggatatttaagttgttttctttgtgtggtgtgtgtgtgtgtctttctccaCCATGTGGATTgaccataatttacttaaacatttagctatttttggatatttaagtagtttttcttcttttgtttttgctatgaTAAATAACAAAGCATTGAAAAATCTTCAGGCATATGGCTTTTCccatattttgaataatttcctGGAGTGGAAGTATTGGGTCAAAGGGCAGGGACGTTTTATGATTCTTCATTTGTATCACCAAGCTGCTTTTTCAAAGGGTTGTTTGTGTCGATTGAGATACTTCCAGCAATGTGTTGGTACCagtttccctcctcccactccaccaCCCACTGATGGTAGATGGAGGGGAGGATATTCTCCCTAAGAAACTAGCAGCAAAGGAGGTGTTCCTGGGGACTAaaggggacaggagagagagTAGACAAGATGGGAGAGTGAACATggggaatggagaaaaagagaaaggaatgaccAGAAAGAACCATTTTGCCTGTAATTTTTTCCACATGGAAAAGTAATTCATGCACCTTGTAAAAAACCCAAacttttccataaatgtttacatttaatattCAAAGTCCTCTTCTGGTGACAGGATCTGCTAACAGTTTAGGTATATTCTTCCAGatgatttcttttacaaatattaatgtataacttgttttgtttttaaagaactagCTTCATACTATACACACCATAATGCAACATTCCTACTGGAGGATATATCTTCGTTGCCTTTGGAATGACTTTTTGAGCGTGCAGGcagttttttagtttaaatatctaattaaaaTCCACTGAGAAACAATGTTGCCCATTTCCCCTGCCGGAGAGCTCATCCCGGACCTCCTCAGCAGTGCCCCCTGCTCCGCCAGGGGCGGACCTTCTGCGGTCTCCAGTTCCCCTTTCCAGCCAGAGACATCTCCAGGAGGCGGCCCCTCGCCGCAGGTTAAGGGGTCAAGCCCAGACAGCCTGCAGACCCTCCATTGCTTTTGGTCGGAGGGCCAGTTGCCAAGGGAGAAGGCCAGTAGCTGCTCCCAGCCCTCTGGGGGCCTCAATTCGGCCCTCCTTGCCCGCTGCTCCTGGAACCTCGGTGCCATAGGAGTAACGCAACCATTCTTGCAAACGTCTCCTGTCTGGGCAGAACTAAACCCATCGCCTCGGGGCAGGATTGGCTTGGCTTTCCTATCTTTATGTACTCTCTCCGCCGGTCCGGCCACCACCGCCAAAGTGACGCGGCCGTTCCCAGCGCTTGGACCGGCTCCTCTCCGAGCCTGCCTGAGCTCAGGGGGTCCTGCACCTGGTCCGAGGCGTAACCCTCACGTGAGGCCCGCAAGCTCCGAGCGCCCGCCCTGACTCAACCTCGCAACCTCGGCAGAACCCCTGGCCAGCCCcgtgactcagtttctccatttgctcATGCGGGCCATTGGCGTGAGGCACCAGTGCGGAATGCGGAGGGTGCCTCCGACGGCTTCTCCAGAGTGCGTGCTGTCAGGCAGAGCCCCAGAGACAGGCATCCACGCCGCCTAGAGCGCTCCTTCTGGACGTGCCCTGCACTGTCCCTGGAAACGAGCCCGTGCTGCCTGGGATGGCAGTGACTCGGCCAGGTGCACCAGCAGCAGGACTGCTGGAGAGACACCTGCCTGGGACCCGCCCGCCGTGGCTCCTGAAGGGCCCAGGCCATGGAGGGGCTGCCGGGGACACGACTAGCGCCCACCGCCCTCCGCCTGATGCAATCCTAGGCTCCCTTGCTGCATGCCGGAGCTGGGGAAACCTCCCCCGCCATTGCATCACGGCTGCCAGGTTTGCTACAGAGGTGGAGCCGAACCAATCAGCGGGCGCGCTGGCCCGGGGCCGGCCGCTCAGTTACCCATTCAGAGGGCGGCGCGGTTAGCCGGACAGCAAAGCCCGGAGGTGATTGGCCAAAAGGGTTTTGCCCCGCCCCAATCACCGCGGCAGCTGGCCGCGGTGGGCCGGGCCGCCCAGCCGGAGGGTTTAAAGGGCGCCTCGGACAGGGCTGCGCAGCTGGAGCGACCGAGCGGTGCCAGGCCAGGTGTGCGCGTCCGTCGGTCCTTCCGTGCCCGCGCCGGAGACCAGCCCCGGAGGCCGCCGGGCCCGTCCCTGTGCCCGGCACCATGAAGCAGGAGTCCGCAGCCCAGAACACCCCGCCCGCCTCGCCGCCGGCCTCACCGCCCGCGCAGCACCCCCGGGACCACGGCGACCCCCAAGCCCTGTGGATTTTCGGATATGGCTCCCTGGTTTGGAGGCCCGACTTCGCCTACAGCGACAGCCGTGTGGGCTTCGTGCGTGGCTACAGCCGCCGCTTCTGGCAGGGAGACACTTTCCATCGGGGCAGCGACAAGATGGTGAGCATCCGATCATCCCCGGGGGGaatggaggggtgggggcaggatcGTGGGCGCTGGTGCCCTGGAATGTCTGGGGCTCTCTGGGCAGACAGTGACTCCGTGCTGATGGGAGAAATGTGTGAACCTGTGCCCGAGTTTGTGGCTTAAATTTACCTGCCCAGTGGATCACTGTGTGACGGCTGGGGTCTGTGATCCTGTGGCTTACCGTGTTGATGAATCTTTCTGTTTACCAGTCTGGGCCACTGCCGTGTGTCTGTTTCTCCTGCATCCATGCATCACTGCCTGCACTTGCCTGTGGATGAGTGGAGCTCTCTGAGGCCTGGGCTGGCAGGGTTTCCCCTGGCACTGATGGCAGAGCTGATTTCTAACTcatctttttcaaaatctttattcCTTTCCTAGCCTGGCCGTGTGGTGACCCTCCTTGAAGATCATGAGGTACGTGCTGGAGTCAAGAGAGGGACCCTGGGGCCCAGCATGGAGGGGTGCGGACAGGTAGAGCTCACAGGTCCTTGGCTGCAGGGTAGATTTGATGCCCTCTAGCCAAGAGGAAGGGTGGTCAACTCAGTGCTTCTCACAAAAGTCACCTGAGGATCTGTTCAAATACAGATTTTGATTTAATACGACTAGAGTTGGGCCTGAAACTCACATTCCTAACAAGCTTACAGGTGATGCCGCCAGTTCTCCCACCACACTCAGTGGGAATCCTGTTTGCTGTGGTGCTACACCGTCTCGTCAACCCTTATTAAGAAAGGAAGCATGAGGGCTTGATGTATTGCTACTAGACTGCTCATCAATCAGCCCTTCGCCCACCTCCCTTAGAGAGCACAGTCCTGGGGAGGGACCACCAAGGAGCTGTTGTCACTGACTCTGATGTCCCTGTTTTCTCGTAGGGCTGCACTTGGGGTGTGGCATACCAGGTGCGAGGCGAGCAGGTGAGCGAGGCCCTGAAGTATCTCAACGTGCGTGAGGCAGTGCTTGGCGGCTATGATACCAAGGAGGTCACCTTCTACCCCCAAGATACCCCTGATCAACCCCTCAAGGCGTTGGCCTACGTGGCAACCCCTCAGAACCCTGGTTACCTGGGCCCTGCGCCCGAGGAGGCCATTGCTACACAGATCCTGGCCTGCCGTGGCTTCTCTGGCCACAACCTCGAGTACTTGCTGCGCCTGGCGGACTTCATGCAGCTCTGTGGGCCCCAGGCACAGGACGAGCACCTGGCAGCCATCGTGGATGCTGTGGGTACCATGCTACCCTGCTTCTGCCCCACAGAGCAATCTTTGGCACTGGTCTGAGGGGCTGAGCCCCTGCAGGGAGTGCCTACGTGGATGTGGGGGCCAGGTCCCCACTCTGGTGCACACAGACAGACTTGGTACAGCTGGAGCCGGCTGAGAGGACTCGGGGGCGGTTAGGGGCTTCTCTCTGTAGGCCTCTGCCTGCCCGCCAGTCTCCAGCTCTCCTGCGTGACACTGACTTACACTTGAAACTATTTATTACACCATGTTGGTGTGGTGGGCGAGGTGGAGAGCCTGGCCTGGACATAGGGGCCCTGCTGAGCGGTGCCCCACTGCAGGTGCTTGGTGCCTGGCCAGATTACCCCCAGTGCTGCTGCTAACCCCACACCACCCTGgcctccacctccccagggagCCTCCAAGAGCCTTGACCCTCTGCCCCTTACCTACAGACCCACCATTCCCCAGCCCTGGAAATACCACCTTCAAAACGTCCCAGCCTGCTGGTAAGGGAcaggagggagtgaggagagggggCCCTACAAGAACTGAGGCCCCTGCTAGCCCTGCTCATCCAGGTCCCCAGGACAGAGCTGGATCTGGAGCCCAAACACAGGCTGctgaggctgggcctgggcctgttACCCGTTTGACtttgtttccttgtctctgtctgtctgtttgcTTGTCTGTCTGTTGGTCTAGTCCTGGGAAGCTCATCACTATAGGCACTGTCACCTTCCCAGTCTGTCCCAAACTGTTATCCATAAACTGATCTCTTATTATCCGTGCTGTGCTGGAATGTGGTTCTTTCTTCAGAGGAGGAGCTGGGCCGACTGAGGTGGTGAAGCCTGGAAAGCTCATAAGAGGGGAAAGGCTCCCTCTTcgtctcccttcttccctcccagggAGGGGGCGGCTGAGCAGGCAGGACTTCCAGGTTGCACTCTCCCATGGGCGCCATTCATGTCTTAGTGCATGCCAAGAATGCCCCTGAGTCGTGCAGAAATCAGCCCATGTGGCTCTACTGGGCAGCCCAGTCAGCAGTGTCCTTGCCACCGACTTAGTGCTCTGTGTCTCCTTCCATCTGCCCTGAAGAGGCTGGCAGGCTTGGAACCCAGACCAGAGTTCCaacccagccccttcccctcatTGGCCCAGTGACCTCCAGAAAAGTAGACAGCCCTCCGAGCGTCAGTTCACTAGGACACTGTGTGACATGTGTTGCGGCTGCTCTTGTGGCTGGTGTCCTGGATTGGGTGTCCCCAGCAGGGTCAGCTCTGACCCGTTTGGGCAACTGTAGTGCCTGGGGAGGATGTCCATGTGTTGGCGGCCTTGTCTTGGCCAAGTGTGGCATCTAGCCAGGTTCTTCTGGGAGCTCAGTCAGGGCAACACAGCAGGAGGAGGCAGCCGGTGGCAGGGAGCCCTGGGCACCACCTCCCGGGCCTCCTGTGCTGGGGCAGGGCCAGACGGCCAGTCTGGGTGCTCAGAGAGCCCTGCTCTATTctgaatgggggtggggagggctgcctGTCAGCTGCACATGGGCTCGCATTCTTCAggccattcattcagcaagtatttactgagctgCTTACACCAGGCACCGATCTAGGCTCTAGGGACACAGCAGTGAGGAGCCCTCCTCCTCAGGGAACTTGGAGCCTGGGAACTCTAAATAGTGACCATCCAGTGTGAAATGTGCCATGATGGGAGAAGAGGCAGGCAGCTGAGAAAGGGCTCCTGACCCGGAGGCAGCAGACAAGGAAGGCATCCTGTGGGAGGGAATGGTGAAGCTGTGCCCCGAGCCTGAGAAGGGGTCTCTGGTGAGCAGAGGCAGGGAACACCCTGGGCCAGAGGGGTAAGCAAGGTCAGACTAGCTGGGACAGAGTGGTGTCGGGGAGGGGACATGAGGCTGGACAGGTGGCAGGACGGCACCCCCCTGGCCAGCATGGtgagctgtgctgtgctgtgctgtggaGCTGGCAGTCCTCCTGTGTCAGTGGGGCCTCCTGTGGCTTTCTTTGAGCAGGGAAGAGACTGCTTAAGAAGGAACTGGCTGCTGGGTCAGATCGGAGGAGGAAGGCCAAAGAGAGGCAGGGGAAGGTGAGGGTGGCCTGAGTTGAGATGTGGCAGTGGGGACGGACAGGAGGATGGATTTGAGAGCAGTGCAGGGGAGGGAGCGACAGGGTTTGGTGTGGCAGGTTGATGAGGGGAGcaagggagagggcagagggcaagggTTCCTGGTGCAGTCACTGGGAGGGTGACTCCTGCAGAGTTAGGAAGGGCAGGCGTGGAGATCGGCCCTGTATTTGAGCTGGTGGTGCCTGTGTGGGGCAGCTGGCTATGTGGGGCAGCGGCCTCCACGTGGAAGTTCACGGGGCAGCTGGCTATGTGGGTCTGGGACTCAGGGGAGAAATATGGGCTGGAGTGAGAGATTTGGGAGCCATGCACGTGGAGATGGTGCTTGAAGCCCTGGgggtagagagagaagagggcagggcccaggcctgaGTACTCGAGAACAAGCAGCCAGAGAGGAGAACCAGGGTCACGCTCCTGAGAAGGCGAGGAAAATCAGGACAGAGGAGTGTCCATTGGATGAAATGCCGGGGAGCCTCGTGGCCTCCGTGAGAGTAATTTCAGGAATGGGGCTGGGAAGCCACAAGGCGGGGCTGAGGAGCcagggggagaggaggcagacagCTCAAGAAATTTGGCTGCTGagatgagagagaagcagagggtgtggggagggcgtaggggtctcaggacccctttacaaATTAGAAATTACTGAGAACCCCAAGAGCTTCTGTTTATGTGGGATACAGCAACTGACAACATTCAaggtattaaaaattaaaattgagaagtTTAAAcgtatttattaaattaaaaataaaaatattaaacccatggcatgttatatttttaaagaaaaatgattctattttccaaaacgaacaaatttggtgaaaagagtggcattgttttatatttttaaagattggcacctgcgctaacatctgttgccagtctttttttttcttcttcttctccccaaaaccccccagtacatagttgtatattctagctgtgagtgcctctggttgtgctatgtgggatgccgcctcagcatggcctgatgagcagtgccgtgtccgtacccaggatctgcaTTGGTGAAACCCCCGGGCCATcgaagtggagtgcaggaacttaaccacttggccacggggccggcccctgttttatatatatatatatatatatttttttttttttttttgaggaagattagccctgagctaacgtctgctgccaatcctcctctttttgctgaggaagactggccctgagctcacatccatgcccatcttcttctactttatatgtgagacacctgccacagcatggcttgacaagcggtgccatgtctgcacccgggatccgaatggatgaaccccgggccgccgaagtggaacatgcgaacttaacaactgcgccaccgggccggcccccctgttttatatttttaatgtctgaCTTAACAGTAGCAGCTGGATTcgtatctgcttctgcattcaatttgTTGCAAATTCACATCTCCTATAGCTCTGGAAAAACCCACTGTCCACTCATGAGGAAATGAGTGTGAAAAGGCAAATAACCTCTTAGtagtattatgaaaataattttgaccttgcAGACCCCCTCAGAGGATTTTGGGGACCCCTAGGGATCCCTGAGCCATTTTTGAGGACTTCTGGTGTAGgagcattaaaatttttttgttccttttcttccttagttGGAGGGATAGAAGCAGGGTGATGGGGGGGTACCCATCCTTAGGGGGGCCCCAACCTTAGGCCGTGGCATTGAGGAATTGCAGAGTTAGCAGGGACCTCAGAAATCATCCTGTCCATCCCTCAAGGGCATCCTTCTGGAGAACTGGGAGTTGGGGGGGGCTCAGCCAGTTCAATTGCCATTTGTCATGTGTGGAGTCTGAAAcaggccctgggccctgcacCTCGGGCTGTGGGAGATGGAGGACACAGAATCCCCCTCCCACCTGGTCTGGGGCAAGGGCAGCTCCAGGGGCTCAGGGGATGGGGCAGAGGTGGTCGGGTCTGGGAGGGCCGTAAAGAAGCTGCAGGAACCCACCAGTTAGAGGGCACTGCAGGTGCGTGGGGCTGGCAccagcctgggagggaggccCCAGAGCTTGGGCAGCAGCTGCGTGGAGGAAGCCGGGCTGAAAGCTGCCTTGGAGTCAGTTTGTGGAGGAAGTATTAAACTTTATCTTGTAGGCAAGTTGGGTTCTGCGGCgatgtctttgttttttcatgtttttcctcCCACGGAAgggtctttgtttgtttttgttctttttgttttgtctgctCGTCAAGCCGACAGGGTTGTGTTCAGGCCTGGGTTTAGGGAGCCTTGAGCTTGGCAGGGTGGAGCCGGTCTGAAGGCTGCAAGGCCTGGTGGGCGCCTGGTGCCGTGATCCAGGCAGGTGCTGGGAGAGCCCGACTAAGACCAGGAAGGGGGAATGTGGGGACACCTCCTGGCAGCCCATTGGAAATGGAGGGGCCAGAAGAAGGGAGGAGACTGGGGATCCCAGGGTTTTGCCGAGAGTGCGCCCAGACAGTGCAAGGGGAAGTGGGTGGACACCACGCTGGCCTCCGTGCACCCCTCTCAGGCTGGCAGGCTCCTAGGGGGTCTCCAGGTTGCCCCCCACCGGGTCCCAGGAAGGACCACATTCCTCTAGGGGCTGTTGGTCCCCTCGAGACAGTGGCAGCGTCCGTGTCAGAGAAGCAGAGGGTGTGGGGAAGTGGACCTCGAATTGGCGAGACGCTGCCTTCCCTCAGGCCTGTCTCTGAGGAGAGTCAGGGTGCTCCAGGGTGTGAGTCCAACTCAATGCCCAGGGCCAGGTCAGGGGAGACAGTGGTCACAGCAAGGGTTTCCCTGAGGCCCAGGGTCGGAGCACAagggccagcctcctgccccacaGCTAGTGTGCCCAGGGCAGGTCTAGTTCACTCTTCTTGTTCTGGAGTAATTATTACTTCCACTCTCAAAGCATCCATGTTTGGACAGTAAATTGCACGGTGGCTGTGGAAACTGCGGCCCAGCAGAGTTGCTTTGTCAGGAGTTGCTGTCAGAGGGGGTTGACTAAAGGCCCTGACCTCGCTTGTCCTCTGCCCTCCTTGCGCTATCCCTGGACCCTCACCCCCAGGACAGca
The DNA window shown above is from Equus quagga isolate Etosha38 chromosome 2, UCLA_HA_Equagga_1.0, whole genome shotgun sequence and carries:
- the CHAC1 gene encoding LOW QUALITY PROTEIN: glutathione-specific gamma-glutamylcyclotransferase 1 (The sequence of the model RefSeq protein was modified relative to this genomic sequence to represent the inferred CDS: inserted 1 base in 1 codon), which gives rise to MPELGKPPPPLHHGCQVCYRGGAEPISGRAGPGPAAQLPIQRAARLAGQQSPEVIGQKGFAPPQSPRQLAAVGRAAQPEGLKGASDRAAQLERPSGARPGVRVRRSFRARAGDQPRRPPGPXPVPGTMKQESAAQNTPPASPPASPPAQHPRDHGDPQALWIFGYGSLVWRPDFAYSDSRVGFVRGYSRRFWQGDTFHRGSDKMPGRVVTLLEDHEGCTWGVAYQVRGEQVSEALKYLNVREAVLGGYDTKEVTFYPQDTPDQPLKALAYVATPQNPGYLGPAPEEAIATQILACRGFSGHNLEYLLRLADFMQLCGPQAQDEHLAAIVDAVGTMLPCFCPTEQSLALV